The following nucleotide sequence is from Streptomyces sp. HUAS CB01.
ACCGGCTCGGCGCCGGTCCCGTTGCGGCTGCTCGCGCCGGATTCGGCCCGCGCCCGGCCGACGAGGTCCACGAGGGCCCGGTACAGCGGGAGGCTGGTCTCACGCAGCCCCAGTTCACCGCTCTCCAGCAGATCGTGACGGAACATCAGCTCGTACATGCCGCGATCGGTCCGGGCGAAGTCGAGGTACACCCTCCCGAACACGGCGAGCTGTGCCCGCGGATCCTCCTTCGGCCCGTAGGCGGCGACGGCTTCGGTCGCGCGTGCGGCGAGGTCCTCGAACCCGCGGCGCGCGATGGCGGACAACAGGGACAGATGCGTCGGGAAGTAGCGGCGGGGCGCACCGTGCGAGACACCGGCCCTGCGGGCGATCTCCCGCAACGACAGGGCCTGCATGCCCTCCTTCGTCACGAGTTCGACGCCGACGTCGACCAGCCGGGCGCGCAGGCCCGTGTCCTGTTCACTCATGGGCCCTGTCTACAGGCCGGGAGTAGACACTGTCTACTCGCCGGGCCGGGAGGAACGCGGGACGGGCATCCGGGCCCGGAGGAAGTGGCGGGGAGAAGGGGCGGGGGCGGGGTCTGCGGGCAGC
It contains:
- a CDS encoding TetR/AcrR family transcriptional regulator, giving the protein MSEQDTGLRARLVDVGVELVTKEGMQALSLREIARRAGVSHGAPRRYFPTHLSLLSAIARRGFEDLAARATEAVAAYGPKEDPRAQLAVFGRVYLDFARTDRGMYELMFRHDLLESGELGLRETSLPLYRALVDLVGRARAESGASSRNGTGAEPVVVAGALWANLHGIAQLWGWGSLQLATGGDDVGPLLRATLDAHLGPRTR